TTGTAGGAGAAATTCAGAAAATTCTCTCTGAAAACAGGAAAGTTTATTTGTTGGATATTTATTTTAGAGAAGATTCTCCTCTTAAGGAAGTTGGTATCCTACAAGTCTTCTCAATACTTAAGGATAACTCTCAGATAGTTGAAATGAAGCCTTCTTTGGAAGAGATATACACCAGATTTTTTGAGAGAGTGAGTTTTGTCATAACTACTGAAGATATTCAAAAACTAGCTAGCAGGGTAAATATTTCTGACATAGTCAAAGATATAAGATACAACGAGATTGTGTTATCGGAGAGAAAGCAGGAAAGTAAAACTGTAAAAGAGGTTTCTGACGCTAGTGAAGTAAAATCTTCTATACTTCGCATAGAAAGTTCCAAAGTAGATAGGCTTATGAACATTGTTGGTGAGTTGGTAGTCAATAGGTCAAACATAAACGAGAATATGTTCTATCTCGGTGAGATGATTTCTGATATTTCTGAGCAATATTATGACATAATGAGGAATATAAGATCCTTAGCATCACAGATATCTGTTGATGTAAAGGAATTAGGCGAAGAGATGGCAGAAAAGCTTCAGGACTATTTAAGTAGTATAACTAACATTACATCAATGATAGGGCAAACCAACAGTAAAATAACGGAGCTTAAGAAAAGGTATGATAACTTATCTGTGGGAATAAAACTCTTTAACTCTATTTCAATGGAGATTCAGGAAAGAGTCACGAATTTGAGGATGATACCGATAAGGTATCTTTTTTCAAGGATTCCATTGTTTGTGAGAGAGGTTTCTTCGCAACTTGGCAAGGAAATAAACCTGATTATAAAAGGGGAAGATACGAATCTTGATAAATCTGTGATAGATGAGCTTTTTGATCCAATAGTGCATATAATTAGAAACTGCATTGATCACGGAATTGAAAGCAAGGAAGAAAGGCTTAGAAAGGGTAAACCAGCTAAAGGGAACATAGTAGTTGAGGCATTCAATGAAGGCAGTAGTGTAATAATAAGGATAAGAGATGACGGAAGGGGGATAGACTTTGACAAAATCAGAAAGAGGGGAATAGAAATGGGACTGTTAAAAGAGAAACTGAACTATGACAAAGAGTACTTGCTTTCTTTGATATTTCTACCAGGTTTTTCTACTAAAGAGGGGGTATCCTCCCTTTCTGGAAGAGGAGTGGGAATGGATATTGTCAAAGCGAGGGTTGATAAGCTTAGAGGGAGTCTATTGATCAGCACAGGTAAAGACAAGGGAACAATATTCACTATAAAGCTTCCATTGACAGTAGCTATAATGAAAGTTCTACTGTTTGAGATAAAGGAAGTGATATTTGCTATTCCTGTAAACTCAATAGAAGAGGCTATTACCATAAAAAGAGATGAGATAACAACTTTTGAGGGTAAGTCGGTTGTTAAGATAAGGGATGAAGTTATAAAGGTCTACTCTCTTAGAGAGATATATTTTGAAGATGGGGAGCTTGGGGAAGAAATAGATGTTTTGATTGTTTCTTACCTTGGCAAAAAATATGCTTTAGTGATAGACAAGTTTCTGAAGGAAGAGGATATATTCTTAAGACCTATAGATTATACATTGGTTTCACCACCGGGAGTGGTATCTGCTACCATTCTCGGTAACGGTAAGATTGGCTATGTTATGGACATAGGTAACTTAGTAAGTTATCTTGAGAAGCGTGTAAAAAGTGAGCTTCCGTATCAAGTGTAACCTATTTACTAAAAAGGGCCATTTTCAGCGTCTCAAGTGAAAGAACTGCACATTTTAGCCTAGTTGGGCTTAAATCTATTCCTAGTGCTTCAATAAGGTCGTCCTTGGTCAAGTTTCTGACAAATTCTATATCCTTTTCCTTGACGAGTTCCGTTAGTATTGAAGCTGAAGCTTGGCTTATTGCACAACCCCTACCTTCAAACTTTATATCCTTTACGATCTTTTTAGATTCGTCAAGTTTTATGTAAAACCTTACCATATCACCACAAGCTGGATTTCCGCCTTCAAAAAACACATCATATTCCTGAATTTTACCATAATTTCTTGGATTTTTGAAGTGATCCAGTATGTGTTCTAGGTAGATATCATCCATGGTTTTACAATCCTCCTATTCTAGCCGGTGGCCAAAACCTGACAACCCCTTTGCCTATGATCAATTCTTCTGACACAAGCCCCCAGTATCTACTGTCACTACTTTCGTCTCTATTATCCCCCATGACAAAGTAGTATCCTTCCGGGATTCTATTTTGTTTTAGGGAATTCTTGACCTTCTCAAGATCCTTTTTGAAATACTCCAGATTTGGAAAGTAAGTTTCCGGTATACCTTGTGAAGAAAGGATGAGCCTTGAGCTTAAGTCATACATATAGTATAGATTAGAGATTGAAAATGTCCTGATGACTCCATCTTCGGAAAGAGTTTCACCCTTTAACCTCATTACCCACCTTTTATCGCCAAAACTTTCTTCAAAGTATGTCCAGTTTCCCTCCCTCCTAATAATCTCCCTTTTGAGTTTGTTTCCGTTTATGTAAACTTCGTTACTGACAATATCAAGAGTGTCTCCTGGAACGCCGATAACCCTTTTTACGAAATATTTTGGCTCATTATCAACGTTTATAACTGAAAATGTGATAAGTGTCACAAACTCCCTTAGAAAACCCGGTGAGCGATAAGTTGGATTTTTGAATACTATTATGTCACCTCGTTCTGGTTTGTAAACTCCGGGAGTTTTAACGTTAATTATAGGAAAATTTATGCCGTATATCGGTTTGATTACTATTATTCTATCTCCTATTTCTATTGTTGGTATCATTGAGCCAGTTGGTATTGCAAAAGCCTCAAGAATAAGAAGCCTTATCACAAATGCTATTATATAAGCCTCACCGATGACTCTTAAGTTCTCCAAAATTATTTCTTTAATACTCTTCTTTTTCTTTTCCTTTTTTCCCATACTTTACCCTTACCCAAAACACAGAAGTATACGCTAAAATGCGATTACTTAGAATATCAACTCGTTCTACACTCACCTCAAGCCTACAGACTCTTTGAGCATACGTTGAAATATAATTATATTACCAATCAGTTTTGAAGTTCAAAATCACAATAAATTCCGAAGCTGAAAATCCTAGTATGACGCTATAACAAACACTGTATTGAAATTTATCTTATTTCTCCTCTTTTTTCTAAAAGGAAACTATGCGAATTATACCAAAATATTTTGACTTTTCAAACTTCTTAACGACATAAAATAATACACTAGTAAATCTCAAAAGCATCATAGCTCTTTTCTAAAGAGCTTTCGGGACATAATGAGTGTAATTCTCTCATCTCCACAAACAGAAGTTAACACCACCTTACCAACACATTTTGGTGTGAAAAGAGTCTTTATCGCGTTAGTTCATTCTTGGGAGATTAAAGCGATTTCGGAGTATTTTCAAAATCAGCAGACACTAAAGTTTCAATTGAAGTTTCACACGAAATTAAATATATTTTACAACTGGAGGTAGATTATGAATAGATTGATCTTTGACGATAGCTTAAAGACAGGGATAGAGATAGTAGATGAACAGCATAAAAAGCTTATAGATGCAATAAATAACTTTTTGGATAAATTGTTAGATTCTAATGCTAAAGTCATTTTCTCAGAGGTGGAGAAGGTGTTTGACTTTATGGCTGAGTACTCAGTATTCCATTTCCAGACTGAGGAGAAGATGATGGAAGAGAATTCTTGTCCAACGTTAAATCTCCATAAATCACAACATCAGTTCTTTATTATGGAGGCAAATAAACTGAAGTTTGATTTGAAAACCAAAGGACTAACTCCAGAGCTTTTGAGCAAAGTTCAGTATTTGCTACTGGATTGGGTCAAAAATCACATTACGGAAATGGACAAGAAGATATGCACCAGAAAGGAGTAGAGCTGTAAAGAAAAACTTTTGCCAAATTCTTGTCTCGAACTTAAAGAATTTTAGGTTTTGCTATGTTGAATTAGTTCGTATATCTTCTCTGCTATGCCTAGTGGAGTATTCACAGCAATAAGCTTTGAATATTCCCAGTAAAGAAGGTCCCGGAAAATATCTTCCCTGTATCCTTTCAAAAATCCTGTTTCGTTTATACTCTTCCTCATCTCCTTCAGCATAAGGTTAACGAATATGGCCTCAAACTCCTCAGAAACATCCTTTAATTTATCTTTACTGCCTCTGCTAATACTAAAGTCATCTCTTAGCCTTTCAATTTGCTTTCCAGCATCAAAGAAAAACTTAATATCCCTTACTTCATTGATCATATTAAGATTTATCGGTAGCTTGAGCTTTCCCTAA
The nucleotide sequence above comes from Brevinematia bacterium. Encoded proteins:
- a CDS encoding chemotaxis protein CheA, encoding MNEIGELEKVFIDESVDMIQTYEMSILRLEENPKDVEAINSAFRAVHTLKGGSASMGYNNLAKLSHVIEDLLDSVRSEKISLTQQIISVLFDGAKLLKEGLNLILQSLDLNQEDVEVFSREVERILPKEGKKPEESLPKVKSLPETISLENLDLPTEIVGEIQKILSENRKVYLLDIYFREDSPLKEVGILQVFSILKDNSQIVEMKPSLEEIYTRFFERVSFVITTEDIQKLASRVNISDIVKDIRYNEIVLSERKQESKTVKEVSDASEVKSSILRIESSKVDRLMNIVGELVVNRSNINENMFYLGEMISDISEQYYDIMRNIRSLASQISVDVKELGEEMAEKLQDYLSSITNITSMIGQTNSKITELKKRYDNLSVGIKLFNSISMEIQERVTNLRMIPIRYLFSRIPLFVREVSSQLGKEINLIIKGEDTNLDKSVIDELFDPIVHIIRNCIDHGIESKEERLRKGKPAKGNIVVEAFNEGSSVIIRIRDDGRGIDFDKIRKRGIEMGLLKEKLNYDKEYLLSLIFLPGFSTKEGVSSLSGRGVGMDIVKARVDKLRGSLLISTGKDKGTIFTIKLPLTVAIMKVLLFEIKEVIFAIPVNSIEEAITIKRDEITTFEGKSVVKIRDEVIKVYSLREIYFEDGELGEEIDVLIVSYLGKKYALVIDKFLKEEDIFLRPIDYTLVSPPGVVSATILGNGKIGYVMDIGNLVSYLEKRVKSELPYQV
- a CDS encoding iron-sulfur cluster assembly scaffold protein — its product is MDDIYLEHILDHFKNPRNYGKIQEYDVFFEGGNPACGDMVRFYIKLDESKKIVKDIKFEGRGCAISQASASILTELVKEKDIEFVRNLTKDDLIEALGIDLSPTRLKCAVLSLETLKMALFSK
- the lepB gene encoding signal peptidase I, producing MGKKEKKKKSIKEIILENLRVIGEAYIIAFVIRLLILEAFAIPTGSMIPTIEIGDRIIVIKPIYGINFPIINVKTPGVYKPERGDIIVFKNPTYRSPGFLREFVTLITFSVINVDNEPKYFVKRVIGVPGDTLDIVSNEVYINGNKLKREIIRREGNWTYFEESFGDKRWVMRLKGETLSEDGVIRTFSISNLYYMYDLSSRLILSSQGIPETYFPNLEYFKKDLEKVKNSLKQNRIPEGYYFVMGDNRDESSDSRYWGLVSEELIIGKGVVRFWPPARIGGL
- a CDS encoding hemerythrin family protein; amino-acid sequence: MNRLIFDDSLKTGIEIVDEQHKKLIDAINNFLDKLLDSNAKVIFSEVEKVFDFMAEYSVFHFQTEEKMMEENSCPTLNLHKSQHQFFIMEANKLKFDLKTKGLTPELLSKVQYLLLDWVKNHITEMDKKICTRKE
- a CDS encoding rod-binding protein; this translates as MINEVRDIKFFFDAGKQIERLRDDFSISRGSKDKLKDVSEEFEAIFVNLMLKEMRKSINETGFLKGYREDIFRDLLYWEYSKLIAVNTPLGIAEKIYELIQHSKT